In Acanthopagrus latus isolate v.2019 chromosome 16, fAcaLat1.1, whole genome shotgun sequence, one DNA window encodes the following:
- the LOC119004906 gene encoding E3 ubiquitin-protein ligase TRIM39-like yields MSAAKRPFPKDQFLCSICLDVFTDPVTTPCGHNFCKNCITQHWDSEAHRECPDCNKRFKRRPELQVNSLISEMASRIKKSTQQRAELGDTEAELQQMIQQRQLKIVEFKQSVKVSRENAGREKARGDQVLTRLRRAIKKRRTEAVNVIQLKHKLIEKQAKGFIKELEQEISQLKKKSAELKQLSLSEDHLLLLRNLQALKAAPPTKDWTEVRVRSPSYEGNMRSALAPLVEMLLTELNKLLPNIALRTAQQSAVDVTLDPDTANPTLILSADGKQVHHADVKKKLPDNPKRFSRDLCVVGKQVISAGRFYFEVQVKGKTCWVIGVANELINRKGPLNIDPQNGYWTLGLRKENEYYATAGRLDLKSQPEKVGVFVDYEEGLVLFYDVDAASLIHALTDCCFTERLLPFLYPAPNKSGKNSAPLIIRPVKHRVK; encoded by the coding sequence atGTCAGCTGCCAAAAGACCTTTCCCCAAGGATCAGTTtctgtgctccatctgtctggatgtgttcactgatcCTGTCACCACACCATGTGGACACAACTTTTGCAAAAACTGCATCACTCAACACTGGGATAGTGAAGCCCATCGTGAGTGTCCCGACTGTAATAAACGTTTCAAGAGAAGACCTGAGCTGCAGGTCAATAGTTTAATCTCTGAGATGGCTTCTCGCATTAAAAAGTCAACTCAACAGAGAGCAGAACTGGGTGACACAGAGGCTGAACTTCAGCAGATGATCCAGCAGAGACAACTGAAGATTGTAGAGTTCAAACAATCTGTCAAGGTCAGCAGGGAAAATGCAGGCAGGGAAAAAGCACGAGGTGATCAGGTGCTGACTAGGCTGAGACGTGCTATTAAGAAAAGGCGGACTGAAGCCGTTAACGTGATTCAATTGAAGCACAAACTAATAGAGAAACAAGCTAAAGGCTTCATCAAAGAGCTGGAACAAGAAATCTctcagctgaagaagaaaagtgCTGAGCTGAAGCAGCTCTCACTCTCTGAagaccacctcctcctcctccgaaaCCTCCAGGCCCTGAAAGCTGCTCCACCCACCAAGGACTGGACAGAGGTCAGAGTCCGTTCTCCATCATATGAGGGAAATATGAGGTCGGCTCTTGCTCCATTGGTGGAGATGCTCTTAACTGAATTGAATAAACTGCTGCCAAACATTGCACTCAGAACTGCCCAGCAGTCTGCAGTGGATGTGACTCTTGATCCTGATACAGCAAATCCAACACTCATCCTGTCTGCAGATGGTAAACAGGTACATCATGCTGATGTCAAGAAGAAGCTCCCAGATAACCCAAAGAGGTTTTCTCGTGATCTGTGCGTGGTAGGGAAGCAGGTCATTTCTGCAGGAAGATTTTACTTTGAGGTTCAGGTTAAGGGGAAGACTTGCTGGGTTATAGGAGTTGCCAATGAGTTGATCAATAGGAAGGGGCCACTCAATATTGATCCTCAGAATGGTTACTGGACTCTTGGtttgaggaaagaaaatgagtaCTACGCTACTGCAGGCCGTCTGGATTTAAAGTCACAGCCTGAGAAGGTGGGggtgtttgtggattatgagGAGGGTCTGGTCTTGTTTTATGATGTGGATGCTGCCAGTCTTATCCATGCCttgactgactgctgcttcACTGAGAGACTCCTCCCATTCTTATACCCCGCCCCCAATAAGAGTGGCAAAAACTCCGCCCCTCTGATCATCCGTCCTGTCAAACACAGGGTAAAATAA